A region of Leifsonia xyli DNA encodes the following proteins:
- a CDS encoding aldehyde dehydrogenase — protein MSAPEVEAAVAAAARAARTPTTREERAGWLEALADALNADRDALVALAHAETHLSTTRLDGEVTRTASQLRFFAGVVREGGYLEAVVEAPDATLVPPRPDLRRMLRPLGPVAVYTASNFPFAFSVLGNDTASALAAGCPVVVKAHPGHPELSRRTAALAQAVLPDGWFGLVEGMEAGVELVQHPGIRAAGFTGSVRGGRALFDLAVSRPDPVPFYGELGSINPVVITRAAAAERAGAIGAGLVASFTRDAGQYCTKPGLVFAPRDLGIEDAVRDALADAPASRQLTPAMADGFASGVADRAALAADVVTGPAGDGESTPTVLVVDSAAFQADADVFLAECFGPVTVLVRYDDGELDGMLDTLEPSLTATIHRGADEDVSALAERLTAVAGRLLFDGWPTGVAIGWAQHHGGAWPSTTASVHTSVGATATRRWLTPIAYQDAPEAVLPLELRDGNPLGIPRRDS, from the coding sequence GTGAGCGCGCCGGAGGTGGAGGCCGCCGTCGCCGCCGCGGCGCGTGCGGCGCGGACTCCGACGACCCGCGAGGAGCGGGCCGGCTGGCTGGAGGCGCTGGCCGACGCGCTGAATGCCGACCGGGACGCGCTGGTCGCCCTCGCGCACGCGGAGACGCACCTCTCGACCACGCGGCTCGACGGCGAGGTCACCCGGACGGCCTCGCAGCTCCGCTTCTTCGCGGGCGTCGTCCGCGAAGGCGGGTACCTGGAGGCGGTGGTCGAGGCGCCCGACGCGACCCTCGTGCCGCCGCGCCCGGATCTGCGCCGGATGCTCCGACCGCTGGGGCCGGTCGCCGTGTACACGGCCTCCAATTTCCCGTTCGCGTTCTCGGTGCTCGGCAACGACACGGCATCGGCGCTCGCCGCCGGATGCCCGGTGGTCGTGAAGGCGCATCCCGGGCATCCCGAGCTCTCCCGGCGCACCGCTGCACTCGCGCAGGCGGTACTGCCCGACGGGTGGTTCGGGTTGGTCGAGGGGATGGAGGCGGGCGTCGAGCTGGTGCAGCATCCTGGAATCCGCGCCGCCGGCTTCACGGGGTCGGTCCGCGGCGGCCGGGCGCTGTTCGACCTCGCGGTCTCGCGTCCCGACCCCGTCCCGTTCTACGGCGAGCTCGGCAGCATCAACCCCGTCGTGATCACCCGCGCGGCCGCGGCCGAGCGTGCGGGGGCGATCGGCGCCGGCCTGGTCGCGTCCTTCACCCGGGACGCCGGACAGTACTGCACCAAGCCGGGCCTGGTCTTCGCGCCGCGCGACCTCGGGATCGAGGACGCCGTGCGCGACGCCCTCGCCGATGCTCCGGCGAGCAGACAGCTCACCCCCGCCATGGCGGACGGCTTCGCGAGCGGCGTTGCGGACCGTGCGGCGCTCGCCGCGGATGTCGTGACCGGCCCGGCCGGAGACGGCGAATCCACCCCGACGGTGCTCGTGGTCGATAGCGCCGCGTTCCAGGCGGACGCGGACGTCTTCCTCGCGGAGTGCTTCGGACCGGTCACGGTGCTGGTCCGCTACGACGACGGCGAGCTCGACGGGATGCTCGACACCCTCGAGCCGTCCCTCACGGCGACGATCCACCGCGGAGCCGACGAGGACGTCTCCGCGCTCGCCGAGCGACTGACCGCTGTCGCCGGCCGCCTCCTCTTCGACGGCTGGCCGACCGGCGTCGCGATCGGCTGGGCGCAGCACCACGGCGGCGCGTGGCCGTCGACCACCGCGAGCGTTCACACGTCGGTCGGCGCCACGGCGACCCGCCGCTGGCTCACCCCGATCGCCTACCAGGACGCCCCCGAAGCGGTCCTCCCCCTCGAGCTCCGCGACGGCAACCCCCTCGGCATCCCCCGCCGCGACTCCTGA